A portion of the Juglans microcarpa x Juglans regia isolate MS1-56 chromosome 1D, Jm3101_v1.0, whole genome shotgun sequence genome contains these proteins:
- the LOC121257441 gene encoding auxin-responsive protein SAUR72-like: protein MDSKKSNKIREIVRLQQILKKWKKLASAPKNSSINTSSTSSSNSTTNISNGSKSIKFLKRTLSFSDVAGASNDVVPKGFLAVCVGKELKRFIIPTHYLGHQAFGILLREAEEEFGFQQEGVLKIPCEVSVFEKILKAVEEKREVFYLHEVGFDAENEKIGCYSSDCELTPSHHPQMCR from the coding sequence ATGGATTCAAAGAAGTCTAACAAGATCAGAGAGATTGTTAGGCTTCAACAGATCCTCAAGAAGTGGAAAAAGCTTGCTAGTGCTCCAAAAAATAGCTCCATTAATACTTCTAGTACTTCTAGCTCTAACAGCACCACCAATATTAGcaatggcagtaaaagcatcaAGTTCCTAAAGagaacactctccttctcaGATGTTGCGGGGGCTTCCAACGATGTCGTCCCGAAAGGCTTTCTTGCCGTTTGTGTAGGGAAGGAGCTGAAGAGATTCATCATCCCGACGCACTACTTGGGTCACCAAGCATTCGGGATATTATTGCGAGAAGCCGAAGAAGAATTTGGCTTCCAACAAGAGGGCGTGCTCAAAATTCCGTGTGAAGTATCTGTGTTCGAGAAAATCTTGAAGGCGGTTGAAGAGAAAAGGGAGGTATTCTACTTGCATGAGGTTGGTTTCGATGCAGAAAACGAAAAGATTGGGTGCTACTCATCGGATTGTGAGCTCACACCCTCTCATCATCCTCAAATGTGTAGATGA